The genomic DNA GCTGTTCCATCTACATCCCCCCATTTACAATAGTATGAGGGAGCTTTAGCGATTAGACGTACCAATAGAAATAAACGATGGCTTGTAAAGCGATGATAGCAGGTACGCCATATTTAAAAGTGGCATGTTTCGTCTTGTGGCGGAACGTGCGCATACCGAGAAGGATCCCGACTGCTCCGCCTATGATAACGACGAGCCAGAGGTGCCCTTCTGAAATTCGCCACTGCTGTTGCCTCGCCTTTCTTTTGTCGATATACATGATAACGAATCCATATAAATTAATTAGTGCAAGTACGATGGGTAGTATCATCTTTTGCCTTTCCTTTTCTTTTCGTTGGATTTACGGGTAAGTGGAATGGCGGTGGATGGTTGTTTACGAATCCACTTGACGTATTTATGTATTTTTTCGTTCGCTCTGAGCGATTTCAAATCAGGATAAAGGGTTGCAAGCTCTTGATTGGTAAAAAGCGCATGCACCTGCTTGTGACAAGGAATGCAAAGCTGGGCCGTTTCACCGAAAGTCCCGCCATATTCACGAGGAACCAGGTGATGTTCAGTCGTTTTCACATTTTGTCTTCCGCAAAGCTCACAAGTTGTAATCGTATCACCCATCCAATCAACTCCATTCAATCCGTTAGCCCTGTTTGTATGCCCTACCCTATGCTGAATTCTGTCCCCCATTTTGGGTTTTCAGCGTTCTCAGGGATAGAAAGAGCACTTTTCTGTCCTTCATTTTGGGACTTTGTTGTTTTGAGGACAGATAACCGTAACTAGCGTCCTCCATTTAGTCAATTTCCTATTTTCGGGGACTCATGAACGCTCCTTGCGTCCTTCATTTAGCCGATTCCCTTTTTCAGGGACGCATGGACCTGACATGAGTGCATGAACTCGGAATTCCAGCGTTTTCGTTACCTCATGGAGGGACAATCATCGTTCGTTTCCCTTTTCATAGTGGCGTTTAACTCTCTTTTACCACCATAAACCTAACTCAGTATGTAAAAAAGAGGATTGACTACTGTAAGTCAATCCCCTCATTCAATCGTTACGCCTTAAGGCTTTCTTTTGCTTTAGATGCTAGTTCAGCAAACGCTTTTTCGTCGTTTACAGCTAGTTCAGCTAGCATTTTACGGTTAACGTCAATTCCAGCTTGCTTCAATCCGTGCATCATGCGGCTGTAAGAAATTCCGTTCATACGAGCTGCAGCGTTGATACGAGTGATCCATAGTTTACGGAAATCGCGCTTTTTTTGACGACGGTCACGGTACGCATAGCGTAGTGATTTGAAGACCTGTTGTTGTGCAACTTTAAATAATTTATGTTTAGCACCAAAATAACCTTTTGCTAGTTTTAATACGCGCTTACGACGACGACGTGTTACATAGCCACCTTTTACTCTTGGCATGGTAATCCCTCCTAGAATTTTCAGTAAATGTTATAAGTTCGAACGAGTTCAAAAGTCGAAAATGACTTTTGACTTCCGATTTAGATCATGTCTTTGATGCGCTTGTAGTCACCTTTAGATACAAGAGCAGACTTACGAAGCTTACGCTTTTGCTTTTGAGACTTGTTACGGAACATGTGGCTTGTGAATGCGTGTGCACGCTTCAACTTCCCAGTTCCAGTTTTCTTGAATCGCTTAGCAGTCCCTTTATGAGATTTCATTTTAGGCATAGTAGAGTTCCTCCTTTAATTACTTTTCGTTGATTGGAGCGAGGATTAGAAACATACTGCGACCTTCCATTTTCGGCTTGGATTCAATTGTTCCAAGATCCTCACATTCTTTTGCCATTCGCATGAGCACTTCACGTCCAAGCTCGGAGTGAGTGATCGCACGACCTCGGAAACGGATGGACGCTTTCACTTTGTTCCCTTTGTCAAGGAACTTTCTCGCGTTACGAAGCTTTGTATTGAAATCATGTTCTTCAATATTCGGACTAAGACGAACTTCTTTCGTCGTAATCGTTTTTTGATTCTTACGCGCTTCTTTTTCTTTTTTCTGTTGCTCGTAACGGTACTTCCCGTAGTCCATGATTCGGCATACCGGTGGTTTTGCGTTAGGGGCAACAAGAACAAGATCCAGGTTTGCGTTCTGAGCAATCTCAAGTGCTTCTTGACGAGTTTTTACGCCAATTTGATCTCCATTGGCGCCAATCAGGCGAACTTCGCGAGCGCGAATGCCATCGTTGACCATCATGTCCTTACTAATAATGAGCCACCTCCATCGATTTTTACAACCTAATATGTTCTTGTAAAACATGCAAATCTATTTTTAAAACAAAATAGAAAAAGCGTCGGCGCATACCACACCCACACTGAAATATCGATCTTACAATGAGATCTCGTTCATCGTACCTGTCAGCTGCACATTCATGCGCCAATCAGGTGAGAAGCGGGTGCTTCTGCTTTTACAAGAATATTCGATTATTATCACATTAGAATCATATCATCGACGCTACGCACCTGTCAAGTTCTTGACCTGTGCTTTATTCAACCTTTATAGCATATCTTATCTTCCGATGAATTTCAAGAGAATTTTTTCAAGATTTCATTTGGCACCTTTTTACAACAAAAAAAGAGACGACCCACTTAGATCGTCTCTTCCTACAATCAATTAGCTATGTTCAATTTCAGCGAGCAATTTCTCCTTGAAGCTTTCAAATGGTACCGTTTCTGAATCCTGTTCACCGTACTTTCGAACGTTTACAGCATTCGATTCGATTTCCTGGTCTCCGACGATGAGCATGTAAGGGATTTTCTTCATTTGTGCTTCACGGATCTTGTATCCGATCTTCTCTTCACGAGAATCGACTTCAACACGGATGCCGCTCGCCTTCAGCTCTTCATTCACTTTGTACGCATAATCCATATGAACTGAAGAAACCGGGATGATTTTCGCTTGGACTGGCGCTAACCAGGTCGGCAGTGCACCTTTGTACTCTTCAATCAAGAATGCGACAAAACGTTCCATCGTTGACACGACGCCACGGTGGATGACGACTGGGCGGTGGTCCTGACCATCGCTGCCTTTATACGTAAGGTCGAAGCGTTCCGGCAAGTGGAAGTCAAGCTGTACAGTGGAAAGTGTTTCTTCCTTTCCGAGAGCTGTTTTTACCTGAACGTCCAGCTTCGGACCATAGAAAGCTGCTTCGCCTTCTGCTTCCACATAGTTCAAATTCATATCTTCCATCGTTTCCTTCAACAACGCTTGAGCTCTTTCCCACATTTCATCGTTGTCGACGTACTTTTCTTTATCCGCTGGATCACGGTAGGAAAGACGAAACTTGTAATCGTTAATTCCGAAGTCTTTGTATACTTTCTGAACCAATTGAACGACACGGATGAACTCTTCCTTCAACTGATCTGGACGGACGAAAATGTGCGCATCATTCAACGTCATGGAACGGACACGTTGTAAACCAGCAAGAGCTCCTGACATTTCATGACGGTGCATCGTACCCAGTTCAGCGATACGAACCGGAAGATCACGGTAGCTGTGCATTGCATTCTTATAAATCATCATATGGTGCGGACAGTTCATCGGACGGAGCACGAGCTGTTCATTTTCCATCTCGATCGCTGGATACATGTCCTCCTGGTAATGGTCCCAGTGTCCAGATGTCTTATAGAGCTCAACGCTACCAAGGTGCGGCGTGTATACGTGATCATAACCGAGCTTCACTTCTGTATCAACGATATAACGCTCGATGACACGGCGGATCGTAGCACCTTTCGGCAGCCAGATCGGCAAGCCTTGCCCGACTTTTTGTGAAATCGTGAAGATCTCGAGTTCCTTTCCAAGTTTACGGTGGTCACGCTCTTTCGCCTCTTCCAAGAAATGAAGGTGCTCTTCTAGCTCGGATTTCTTATTGAACGCAGTACCGTAAACACGTTGCAGCATTTGATTATCGCTGTCGCCTCGCCAGTAAGCGCCTGAAATGTTCATCAGTTTGAACACTTTCAACTTGCTTGTTTGAGGAACGTGTACACCACGGCAAAGGTCGAAAAACTCTCCCTGGTGATAGAACGTAATCGGCTCTCCTTCTGGAATGGCTTCAACGAGTTCCACCTTCAGCTCATCGCCCATTTCTTTGTAACGGCGGATCGCTTCTTCACGGCTGACCTCTTCACGTGTAATCTCGAGATTTTCATCTACAATTTTCTTCATTTCTTTTTCGATTTTCGGAAAATCTTCTTCAGTCAGACGATACTCCATATCGATGTCATAGTAGAATCCATTC from Pseudalkalibacillus sp. SCS-8 includes the following:
- a CDS encoding HNH endonuclease, which codes for MGDTITTCELCGRQNVKTTEHHLVPREYGGTFGETAQLCIPCHKQVHALFTNQELATLYPDLKSLRANEKIHKYVKWIRKQPSTAIPLTRKSNEKKRKGKR
- a CDS encoding DUF1294 domain-containing protein — encoded protein: MILPIVLALINLYGFVIMYIDKRKARQQQWRISEGHLWLVVIIGGAVGILLGMRTFRHKTKHATFKYGVPAIIALQAIVYFYWYV
- the infC gene encoding translation initiation factor IF-3; this encodes MMVNDGIRAREVRLIGANGDQIGVKTRQEALEIAQNANLDLVLVAPNAKPPVCRIMDYGKYRYEQQKKEKEARKNQKTITTKEVRLSPNIEEHDFNTKLRNARKFLDKGNKVKASIRFRGRAITHSELGREVLMRMAKECEDLGTIESKPKMEGRSMFLILAPINEK
- the rplT gene encoding 50S ribosomal protein L20, with the translated sequence MPRVKGGYVTRRRRKRVLKLAKGYFGAKHKLFKVAQQQVFKSLRYAYRDRRQKKRDFRKLWITRINAAARMNGISYSRMMHGLKQAGIDVNRKMLAELAVNDEKAFAELASKAKESLKA
- the rpmI gene encoding 50S ribosomal protein L35, which codes for MPKMKSHKGTAKRFKKTGTGKLKRAHAFTSHMFRNKSQKQKRKLRKSALVSKGDYKRIKDMI
- the thrS gene encoding threonine--tRNA ligase, translating into MSKVNITFPDGAVKEFDKGVTTEDIAASISPGLKKKAIAGKLDDQLLDLRQPIERDGAITIIMPDSEEGLEIIRHSTAHLMAQAIKRVFKDEKIQLGVGPVIENGFYYDIDMEYRLTEEDFPKIEKEMKKIVDENLEITREEVSREEAIRRYKEMGDELKVELVEAIPEGEPITFYHQGEFFDLCRGVHVPQTSKLKVFKLMNISGAYWRGDSDNQMLQRVYGTAFNKKSELEEHLHFLEEAKERDHRKLGKELEIFTISQKVGQGLPIWLPKGATIRRVIERYIVDTEVKLGYDHVYTPHLGSVELYKTSGHWDHYQEDMYPAIEMENEQLVLRPMNCPHHMMIYKNAMHSYRDLPVRIAELGTMHRHEMSGALAGLQRVRSMTLNDAHIFVRPDQLKEEFIRVVQLVQKVYKDFGINDYKFRLSYRDPADKEKYVDNDEMWERAQALLKETMEDMNLNYVEAEGEAAFYGPKLDVQVKTALGKEETLSTVQLDFHLPERFDLTYKGSDGQDHRPVVIHRGVVSTMERFVAFLIEEYKGALPTWLAPVQAKIIPVSSVHMDYAYKVNEELKASGIRVEVDSREEKIGYKIREAQMKKIPYMLIVGDQEIESNAVNVRKYGEQDSETVPFESFKEKLLAEIEHS